The Aestuariibaculum lutulentum genome segment TCTATGCGAGTTTCGATTTAGGAAGAGCTGCAAAAATAGAACTGGACTTAAATAGCGATTCGCCACAGAAATACAACAACGACCATATGGTAAAATATAAAGGTAAAAAGTTTAAAAGCAGCTCAGGAAACGACAAAAAAAATAATCCCGGAAAAGGCAATAAGAAATAATAGATTTAATGACTTTATCTTTTCATCAAATTCATAACGATGATTTACCAACCGTTTTAAGATTATTTAAAGAAGCTGCCGAAAAGATTGCTAAAATGAAAATTGACCATTGGCAATATTGGAAAAATCCACCGGCAGATAAAATTAAGTGGGTTAAAGACGGTATTAACAATAACGAATATTTCTTTATAAAAAATACGAACCATGCTACAATAGGCATGGTTCGTATTTTAAATGAAGATATTTTATACTGGGGCCTACAGCAAGCGTCTGCCTTATATGTGCATTCATTAACAGTTAAGGAAGAGTATAACGGTCAGGGTATTGGTAAATTAATTCTCGACACCATAGAACATCAGGCTAAAATGAAGCAATGTGAGTATTTAAGACTTGATGCCGATTCTAAAAACCCTAGACTTTGTAATTACTACGAAAGTTTAGGATTTAAAAAAGTAGGAGAAAAAACATTAACAATCTCAACTTACAATCTCTATCAAAAGGAAATCTTATAACACATGAATCTTTTTGAACCCGAAATCGACCCTTTGAAAAACTGGCTTCCGTATGACGGTACAGTTAATTATTATGGAAAGTTATTCAATAAAAAAGAGGCAGATTTTTATTTTAACAACCTTCTGAATGAAATTGAATGGCGTAACGATGAAGCGATCATCTTCGGAAAACTAATTATTACCAAACGGAAAGTGGCCTGGTACGGTGAAAAACCATTCTCTTACACGTATTCGAATACCACCAAACATGCCTTACCTTGGACTAAAAGTTTATTAGACTTAAAAAATCTAATTGAACAAAAAACAGGCGAAACCTTTAATTCCTGCCTGCTTAACCTCTATCATGATGGCAGCGAAGGCATGGCATGGCACAGCGATGGTGAAAAAGATTTAAAAAAAAACGGTGCCATAGCCTCACTAAGTTTTGGAGCCGAACGTAAATTTGCGTTTAAACACAAGGACACTAAAGAAAAGGTTGAATTGGCTTTAGAACATGGTAGTTTACTCATTATGAAAGGTGAAACCCAAACTCACTGGTTGCACCGACTTCCACCGACTAAACTCATTAAAACACCCAGAGTTAATTTAACCTTTCGTACCATTGTTGAAAACCAGAAGTAATTCTATAAATTACATCTTAACGATTTAACTATCTACCGTTTAACGAAAAAGTTAACGTGCTATACGAAAATACTGTCGCATTTTCTATTTTTGGTTTGTGAATGCGTAAAATCATACACGCCCCTAACTTAAACCAAAACCTACTTGACATGTTGTACAAACTATTAGACAGACCCTATCTGATATTTTGGATTTCTATCCCTATCATAATATTGAATGCAGCATATAGTAGAAACGATACTATGCAATTTAATGTATACGACACCTATTACATTTTTAGCCGCTTTCATTTATTTCTATCAATAACTATTGCTTTTGCTTTTATGGGTTTAGGTTACTGGATTATGCATAAAGCCGGAAAATGCTTGTGTCAACCCTTAAGTATTCTGCACATAACTTTAACATTTGGAGGCATATTTACCGTTTGGATTATATCCATTTGCCTTAGAGTTTCCATTATGCAATACAATACCAGTGACCATTTAACTAATGCCATTTATCTGGTTTCGTTTATTGTACTTTTTAGTCAAATAGTCTACCCAATAAATATCATTAAAAGTCTTTTTAAGAAATAGGTTTTCTCTTTCGACAAGACAAATATTTCTCACATCTTAAAATTATTATATATTAGATGGCTTAACCAATCATGAAATTTTAATACAACTAATGAAAACCACGGAAACATTCAATCTAAGCAGTAATATCTTAAATAACTATTCTCTACTTTTTGTAAAACTTGTTATTACCGTAATTTTAATTTATACCATTATTCTTATCATCAACTTCTTAAAAGATAAGTTTATAAACAAAGTCGATAACTCTCAGAAAGTAGAAATCAATGTGCTGCTAATACTATTAAATAAGTTGTTTTTTATTTCCGGGTTTGGATTTATCATAGGAAATGTTTTAAACGTATTATTTTTAGAAATGGGGAGAAAGCGTTTACCTGCTAACTGGGATTATTTAACTTTTGGAGTTATTTTAATATTTGTTGGATTAAGTTTCAAAGCAGCAAATAAAGCCTTGAAAAAAGAAAGCATCTCAGCTGAATAACAAATAAAAAAAAGCCAGTGCAAATGCACTGGCTTTTTTTATCGACTACAATTAAACGATTTATTTATAGATTAAATCAAATCTATCTAATTTCATAACTTTCTCCCAGGCCTTAACGAAATCCTTAACAAATTTCTCCTTAGAATCTGAACTTGCATATAACTCAGCAAGCGCTCTTAATTCTGAATTTGATCCGAAGATTAAATCAGCACGAGTTGCAGTATATTTAACTTCACCTGTTGCTCTGTCTAAACCTTGAAACTCTTCTTTAGTATCTGAAGTCGCTTTCCACTCAGTACTCATATCTAATAAGTTCACGAAGAAATCGTTGTTTAACACATCTGTAGCATCAGAGAAAATACCGTGTTTAGAACCGTTGTAATTTGCTCCTAAAGCACGCATACCTCCAACTAAAACAGTCATTTCTGGTGCTGTAAGTGTTAATAACTGTGCTTTATCAATTAATAACTCTTCCGTAGGAATTGTGTATTGCGTTTTTAAATAGTTTCTGAAACCATCAGCCATTGGCTCTAACAATCCGAAAGACTCAACATCAGTTTGCTCTTGTGTAGCATCCATACGACCAGGCGTGAATGGTACATTTACAGAGTATCCAGCATTAGCTGCTGCTTTTTCTACTGCTGCATTACCTGCTAACACGATGATATCTGCTAATGATACTTTTTTAGCTCCAGATTTACTGTTGAAATCATTCTGAATCGTTTCATAAACCGCTAAAACTTTAGCTAATTGCGCTGGATTGTTAACTTCCCAGTCTTTTTGTGGTGCTAATCTAATTCTTGAACCGTTTGCTCCTCCTCTTCTGTCTGAATGACGGTAGGTTGAAGCCGATGCCCAAGCCGTTGTTACCATTTCACTAATGGTTAAACCTGAGTTTAATAATTTTGCTTTAAGTGAAGCTACATCATTAGCATTAATTAATGCGTGATTTACCGCTGGAATAGGATCTTGCCAGATTAAATCTTCAGTTGGAGCTTCAGGTCCTAAATAGGTAGTTTTAGGTCCCATGTCTCTGTGGGTTAACTTAAACCATGCACGAGCAAATGCTTCGTTAAATAATTCTGGATTCTCATAAAAACGTCTTGAAATTTTCTCGAAACTTGGATCCATTCTTAACGATAAATCCGTGGTAAACATACTTGGTTTGTGGTGTTTTTCAGGATCGAAAGCATCAGGCACTAACATTTTTGGTTCTCCTTTAGCGACCCATTGGTGACCACCTGCTGGGCTTTTTGTTAATTCCCATTCGTTTTCAAATAAACTAAAGAAGAATTGGTGACTCCAACGTGTTGGTGTTGCCGTCCATGTTACTTCTAAACCAGAAGTAATAGCGTCTGCACCCTTACCAGATTTGTAGCTGCTTTTCCATCCGAAACCTTGCTCTTCAATTCCCGCTGACTCAGGATCTGCTCCTACGTGAGAGGCAGAAGCCGCACCATGGGCTTTTCCTAAAGTGTGTCCTCCTGCAATTAAAGCAACGGTTTCTTCTTCATTCATTCCCATTCTTCCGAAGGTTGCGCGAATATCATCGGCAGCTAATAAAGGATCTGGCACGCCGTTTGGACCTTCCGGATTTACATAAATTAATCCCATTTGTACAGCAGCTAAAGGTCTTTCTAACTCGCGATCACCTGAGTAACGCTTTTCGTCAGATAGCCATTCTTTTTCAGCACCCCAGTACACATCTATTTCCGGTTCCCAAACGTCTTCTCTACCGCCGGCAAAACCAAACGTTTCGAAGCCCATATCTTCTAAAGCTACATTTCCGGTTAACACCATTAAATCTGCCCAAGAAATTTTATTTCCGTATTTCTGTTTAATCGGCCAGATTAAACGTCTAGCCTTATCTAAATTAGCATTATCTGGCCAGCTGTTAAGCGGTGCAAAACGTTGTTGTCCGGCACGCGAACCACCACGACCATCGGCAGAACGATACGTACCTGCACTATGCCATGCCATTCTAATAAATAAACCTCCGTAGTGACCGAAATCTGCTGGCCACCAATCCTGAGATTCGGTTAACACTTTTCTAATATCACTTTTAAGCGCTTCGTAATCTAAGCTGTTAAATTCTTCGATGTAGTTGAAGTCTTCATGCATCGGGTTTGATAATGAAGAATTCTGACGCAGAATAGCTAAGTTTAATTGGTTTGGCCACCAATCGCTGTTACTCGTAGCTGCTTTGTTTGATTTACTTTTTGTAGCACCAGAACTGGCATCTACCTGAGCATCGTGCTCTTTACCTTTTTGACATGCCGATAGCATTAATATGGCTACAAGCAAAGAAAGTGATAGTGTTTTTTTCATCGTCTTTTATATGATTAATTATCTTAAATCTTGACTGCAAAAAAAACGTATAAAGCGAAACCAAATCCAGAAACAGGATTGATAGTTTTTATTCGAACATAAATTTTATCAATTAAAAAAAGTATTTCAATAGAAAGCATCTAACAAACAACAACTTAAAGAAACGAAACTAAAAGTCGTTGAAACCCCAATAAAAAAGGGAGTAATTTAAAAAACCACTCCCTTTTGTTATTAAATTTCTTTGTATGAATTATTTAGCTTTAGGAAGAAAAATAATGTCTAAAGTATTAGCACTATTAAAAAAGTTTTGCGCTGCTTTCTTTATATCTTCGGTTGTTACTTTATCTAAAATGGCATCATAATACTCCGGAGCCATCATGTTTTCATCATAATTGTAATAGGCTTCTAAAGTCGCCATCCAATATGAATTAGACTGCGTCATAAGTGGTCTGGTTTTCTTTAAATTCTCGACCACCTTAGCTAAATCGGATTGTTTTACATCCTTTTGAATTTGTTTTAATTCATTATACACCAAATCATTTAAATGTTCGGCATTATTCGGGTCGCAACTAAATGATATATCCATATTTAATTTAGAGGTTGGTACACGCACATCTCTCGCATTAACAGAAATAGTATATACACCACCTTCTTTTTCACGAATGTTTTCAATAAAACGAATGTTAAGAATATCTCCTAAAATATTGTGATGTACAATAGTCTCTCGATTGTAATCGACATTCTCTTCCATTTTAATGACTACCATGGCTCTTGGCGCTTCCATTGGTATCTCAACACGATGTTTATTTAATCCTTTCGGAAAGTAATCATCTAATGCGTTATAGGTTTCCTTTGCATCTTCACCCTCAAGAGCACCGATGTATTTTTCAACCATCGACTTCACCGTATTGAAAGGTACATCTCCAATTAAATAAAATGTAAAATCACCGGCATTACTGAATCGCTCACCATAGATTTCTTTCATTCTATTGAAATTAATTTGATCGAGATAAGCTTTATCAAATTCAAAATATCTTGGATCTCCATTTGCCACTAATGTTTTATAGGTATTACTCATTACCGTATTCGGATTTTGAACAGCATTGTTCAAACTGTTGTAATTACCAGTCATCAATTCATTAAACTCAGCTTCATCAAATCTAGGAGTTTCAAAACGCATGTAAACTAATTGAAACATCGATTCTATATCTTTAGTTGATGCACTGGCAGTAATACGCTCGTTGTAGGTTTCTAAACTCACATTAGATTTTGCTGAATTATCGGCCATGACCTTACTGTAGGTTAACGGATCTAAATCTCCTATACCAAACCTGTTTACCAAACTTACTGCCTGTAGCGACGGAATATCTTTAATATCGTACACAGAAGCACCTCCTTGACTAACGGCATTAAGTTCAAGATGTCCTTTTTGTGCATTACTGAATTTATACACCACTTTAGCTCCGTTAGACAATTGCCACTCTACGGCTTTAAAATCTTTAATTAATTTCTCGCTAATAATTTTTCCACCTTCAGGAATGGAATCTAATAGAGCCATATCAACAGGAAACTGATCGACGTAAGGCTCGAGTTTACTTTTTTCAACCTCAGCCATAATGGACTGAATTTGTTTCAACGTAGGTACTTGTAAATTTTCCTTTTCTGGTGCAGTAATTGTAAATACACGGTTCTTTTCAGTTAAGTATTGTTTTGCTAAAGCCGATACTTCTTCTTTGCTAATGCTTGGAATAATAGTCTTGGCAAAATTGTAACTAAACTCATGTGTTGGTACAGCTAAACCATCTAAATACGCACTTTTAATACTCTTTGCATAACTATCGGAGCTACTGTTTTTACTTCTTTGTAACCAGATGTCGTTATTCTGAAGCATTTTAGATTTTAAACGATCGACTTCACCTTGAGTGAAACCATGCTGAACTACACGCTGCAATTCGGTATATACTGCTTTAAAGGCATTTTCTACTTCACTTTCATTCGCTGAAAGACTTAAATTAAAGGCCTTGTAATTTTTCTCAAAATCGGTATACAATGCACGAGGCGATTTAAAAGGTGTTTTACCTTTCATAATAGCTTCTTTGTAACGCGCATTCATTAAACTATTAAAAACGGTATGCACAAAGTTTTCTCTTTGCTGTGCCAGTGAATTATCTTTTCTATAAAACTGTCTGATTTCTAAAGTCAATCCTACATTTTTAACTTCCTTATCGGTAGCGACTTTATACAGCGGTTTTTCATTATCTGGAATAGTTACATATTTACGTTCCTTAGGATTTTTAATAGTTGGTATTTTAGAAAACAACGCTTTAACTTTTTCTTCCATGATATCGACATCAAAATCACCCACAATACCAATTGCCTGCAAGTCGGTACGGTACCAATCGTGATAAAAATCTCTTAATGCTCTATATTTAAAATTTTTAACCACATCCATACTGCCTAAAGCATCACGCTTAGAATATACACTGTTGTTATATTTAACACCTTTAAGTTGTTTTTCTAAACGGTAATTAGCATTATAGCGCTGTCTCCATTCTTCCTGAATCACGTTACGTTCGGCATCAATTTCTTCATTGGTTAATGATAGTTCGTTACACCATTCGCTTAAAATCAACAAACAGGAATCAATAACCTTTTCATTAACAGTAGGCACTTCACTTAAATTATAAACGGTCTCGTTGGTAGAGGTATAGGCATTAATTTCTTTACCAAACTTCACTCCCTTTTTTTCTAACCAGTCAATCACTGAATTCCCCTGAAAATGGGTAGTTCCGTTAAAAGCCATATGCTCTAAAAAGTGGGCCAAACCGTTTTGCTTATCACTTTCTAAAACAGCACCTACGTTTTGATACAAATAAAAACTGGTTTTATCTTTCGGTATTTCGTTATGTTTAATGTAATACGTTAATCCGTTTGGAAGGACTCCAGTTCGAATCGTTTTATCGAACGGAACCTCTTGAGTTAAATCTAAAGTGTTTTGTGAAAACCCTAAAAAGGAAATGAATCCTGTTAAAATGAATATTAAAAATTTACGCATGTTTTTGAATAAAATAAGGCAACATGTTTATGGTTGAAATAAACATATTGCCTTTTGATTTTTTATAATTCTATAAATTTAAAAGCTTAAAGCAAAATGTCTTCGCCTGCCTTCATTAAATCTAATTCTCCTTTAATAGCCGATAATCTTTTAAGGTTTTCTTCCTGTCCTAATTTAAAGGCCTCCTCCTTAACTTCTATTGCCTTATTTTTATCTCCAGCAACATAAAGAATATTGGCATAGTTACTAGTGTTTTCAGCTGAATTAGGACGAATATAATAAGCTACTTCCATCCATGATAACACTTCTTTCTTCTCTTCTTCGGTATTTACAAAACCGACATAATCTTTTAACATTCTGTAAAGATCCTCGCTATACTTAACAGCATTTGGTCTAATCATTCTTAAGGCTTCCGGATCACCTTCTGCTCGTTTCTGTAACCAATCTAAATAAAAGGTTCTGGAACCTTCTTTATCTATTGCTGCAACATATTTTGCTATATCGTCATGCACTAAAGCTTTATATTTTTCGCCTTGTCCAGAGTTTAAATAATAGTACGTATACATGCGTTTTCTTTGCGCATCATTAGCAGTAAAACCAGCTTCACCTGCTCTTTGAAAAGTTAACTCCAGGTACGTTGTATCACGTTTAACAATGGCATACTCTGTGGTTGCCGTAATCATTTTTTTTGGCAAACCCTGGTAGATTTCTCTAATGTCTTTTCTAACGTACTTTTTCCAAGCCTTGGTTTTTAAATTTTCGTTAATAATACGATCTGCCTCTCCTCCAAACACAAGTTGTTTATTATGGTTAGCTAATAAGTTTACCATAGCCTGACTTGAATCTGCAATAGAAGTTTGAACTTTTAAATACTGTTCCAGAATATCTGTGTAGTTTTTATCTGTTTTTACTTCTAATAACTTATCTAAATATTTTGCTAATAAAGCTTCGTCTTCTTTATTTTTATTGTAAAGTTCTGATAAGCGTGCTATACTGTTAGGATTATTAGCTGAAGCCATAGCTGCTTTTGCCTCACTTAAAAACTCTTCAGCAGGCATCGCACTTGATGATCTGTATACCACCTCATCATTTGCATCTATAAACACATAACTTGGCAGCCCTTGAATTCCGTATTTTTCCTTAAGTTTTGGTCCGTTACCTTTTTCAATGTTTAATTTATAGGATACAAAATGCTCGTTGAAATAAGCGCCTACCTCTTCTTCCATGAAAACAGTTTTTGCCATTTTTTTACATGGCGCACACCAGTCGGCGTAACCATCTACAAACAACACTTTATTTTCTTTTTTTGCTTTATCGAACGCTTGTTGAAAACTTCCTTTTTCGAAATGGATACCCTGTGCAATTGCTAAAACAGGTAAGAGAAGTAAGGTATATAAGATTGATTTTTTAGTAATCATGAATATGTCTTTAGTTGTTTAAATTGATGCTCCTTTTTTCATTTGTTCCAGTTCGTATGCTTTATTTACAAACTTTTTATCAGAAGTTGGCCAGTTTTTAATGGCCCTTTCTTTAAGCTGAATTGCTTTTTTAGTCTTACCTTTTTTATAATACATTTCAGCTTTAAGATCGTCTGTAAAACAATTATCTGCTTTTAACTCGTAACCATACTTAATCCATGTTTTAACAACTTTATACTCTGAATTAGAAGTTACACGTTTTAAATATTCTTTACCTTTTTCGTCAATTTCCTTAAGAAGTTTTAAAGCTTTTAACCCTTCTTTTGAAGCATTTAACATAGATACTCTTTCAGGTTTAGGATCTCTATCATAAGCTTTTTTATACATTTCATAGCTTTTTTTATCTTCCTGATGAATGTCTTCAATTGAGGTTTTAGTAATAAGCATGTTAATATAATTCGCTGCAGTGGCTTTATATGATGCATCATCATCTAACATATCAAAGTATATTAATTCTGCTTCGACTAAATAATCTTCGCGAATACGATCTTCCGGCTGACTTTTATAAGCTTCAATATAAGTTTTCATTAACTCAGGGTCTTTGTTACGGACAGCAGTATCGAAGGTTCCATTAAGAATTTGAGTCTTAATTCTTGGTAACATCTTAGCTTCAAAAGAAGAAGCTTGTTTCATAAATGTTTCGTAATTTTCATCAAGAATCTGTTCACCTTTTCCTCCTATTAAAATATTTCTCGAATTTTTAAGCAAATATTTTAACATCTCAGGGCTCGACTCGTCCATTTCAGTTTGCACTTTTAACCAAGCATCAACTCCAACTGAAATATCCTGTCCGAATTCATCCATTTTTTTGATATACATCTTAAGAAACTGTTCATCGTTTTGCTTATCAACAAACATGTCTTGAAGGTTTTCTAAGCTATACTCACTATTTATAGATGATATCGCTCTTTCTGCCATATCTAAAAAAACGTCTTCTGGTTTGTAAGCCGTATCCATAAGAAGTACTTTGCCGTCTGTATCTAAATACAATAAAGTGGGGTACCCTGTTACGTTATATTGCTTGGCAACAGCTTCGCCTTCTTTCTCGGCATCTAACTTTAAGTTTATAAAGTTTTTGTTATACATCTCTCCTACTGTTGATAGTGGAAATATATCTCGAGCCATTTTTTTACAAGGGCCACACCAAACCGTATAAAAGTCGATAAACACTAATTTGTTTTCGGCTTTAGCTTTGGTTAATGCCTCTTCTAAGGTTATATGTTCGAAATTCATTCCCTGTGCAATCCCTAAAAAGGGCATCAGCAAAAGAATGAATACTAATATTTTTTTGTTTATCATAGTCTGTACAATGAAGTATTTAGATTAATTCACCTTTTTTCATTTGCTCTAATTCGTACTTTTTAGCCGATAATTTTTTATCGTCTGCAGGCCAATTAGCTAAGGCTTTTTCTTTGTACTCTATAGCCTTCTTTGTTTTTCCTTTTTTATAAAAGAGATTACTCGTAAGATTATCCATTAAATATGGGCTGCTTTGCAACTTGTAACCATATTCTACCCAACCTTCAAGTTTTTTATAATCACTTTTTGAATCGGCATATTTTAAATACGCTTCTCCTTTGCTGCTAAGGTCCTGGACAATTGCTCCTGATTTAGTTTTACCTGAAGTGTTTTCAACCATTAAGCTATCTACGTAATTTTCAACCTCTTTTTTATAAGACTTAGAATCTTTAAGTAACGCATAATAGGTTATTTTATAGTCTAAGTAATTCCCTCTTTTCTTATATTTTTCTGGTAATTCATTGAAGGCTTCCATAAAGGTTAACCACAACTCAGGGTTTTTAGTTTGAAAAGCATAATCTCTTGTGTTTTTTGCTAAACGTACTTCCTTAAAAACTTCTAATTCCTCTTCTTCTTTTCTGGTTGCGATATCCATGTATTCATCGAAATTGGCCATCAAGATTTCTGCTCCTTTAGAATTAAGTAAAATATAGTCTTTATACTTTAACAAAAACTCCATCATGTCTACATCGGCCTCTTCTATTTCATTCTGTACTTTTAACCAGGCATTAATCCCTTCAGTTGGGTTTTGCCCATACTCTAAGAGTTTAGTAAAATAAACTTTTAAAAAATCGGCATCATCCTGTTTGTTTGGAAATTTAGCCTGTAATTTCTCCAGACTAAACTGGCTGTTTTCTGAAGCTACAGCATCACGTCCTAATTGAATAAAATCATCAGGCATACGTGTTCCTGATTCCTTATACACTATATTACCATTTGAATTTAAATAAACGTAAGTAGGGTAACTATTTACCAAATATTTTTTAGCCGCAGGTAATCCTTCCTTTTCGGCATCAAGCTTAATGTTTATGTATTCTTTGTTATATACTGCACCAACTTCCGGCAAGGTAAATACATTTTTTGCCATTGATTTACAAGGCGCACACCAAGTGGTGTAAAAATCAATAAACACTAATTTATCTTCAGATTTAGCCTTTTCAAGTGCTTCTTCTAAAGATATGTGTTGAAATTCGATGCCTTGTGCAGATAAATTTAAAAACCCTATTAAGAAGATAACAGCAAGGGTTAAAACATTTCTTTTCATATTTTTTCATTAAGTTTAGGAAATAGCCAAAGCCGGCTACATATTATTAAGACGCATTTTTTACCGTTTAGAGTGACAGAACAACAAAAAAAGCTGTTACCTATAAAGATAACAGCTTTTCGATTTTTTTACAAACTTGATTAATATGCAATTACAAATTGGTAAGCTTTAATTCTGAATTAGAATAAAATACTTATCCAGATTGATTAAGCGTTTCATGTGATGCTCGATATCTTCTTTTGAAATGTTACGA includes the following:
- a CDS encoding GNAT family N-acetyltransferase, yielding MTLSFHQIHNDDLPTVLRLFKEAAEKIAKMKIDHWQYWKNPPADKIKWVKDGINNNEYFFIKNTNHATIGMVRILNEDILYWGLQQASALYVHSLTVKEEYNGQGIGKLILDTIEHQAKMKQCEYLRLDADSKNPRLCNYYESLGFKKVGEKTLTISTYNLYQKEIL
- a CDS encoding alpha-ketoglutarate-dependent dioxygenase AlkB family protein, producing MNLFEPEIDPLKNWLPYDGTVNYYGKLFNKKEADFYFNNLLNEIEWRNDEAIIFGKLIITKRKVAWYGEKPFSYTYSNTTKHALPWTKSLLDLKNLIEQKTGETFNSCLLNLYHDGSEGMAWHSDGEKDLKKNGAIASLSFGAERKFAFKHKDTKEKVELALEHGSLLIMKGETQTHWLHRLPPTKLIKTPRVNLTFRTIVENQK
- the katG gene encoding catalase/peroxidase HPI; its protein translation is MKKTLSLSLLVAILMLSACQKGKEHDAQVDASSGATKSKSNKAATSNSDWWPNQLNLAILRQNSSLSNPMHEDFNYIEEFNSLDYEALKSDIRKVLTESQDWWPADFGHYGGLFIRMAWHSAGTYRSADGRGGSRAGQQRFAPLNSWPDNANLDKARRLIWPIKQKYGNKISWADLMVLTGNVALEDMGFETFGFAGGREDVWEPEIDVYWGAEKEWLSDEKRYSGDRELERPLAAVQMGLIYVNPEGPNGVPDPLLAADDIRATFGRMGMNEEETVALIAGGHTLGKAHGAASASHVGADPESAGIEEQGFGWKSSYKSGKGADAITSGLEVTWTATPTRWSHQFFFSLFENEWELTKSPAGGHQWVAKGEPKMLVPDAFDPEKHHKPSMFTTDLSLRMDPSFEKISRRFYENPELFNEAFARAWFKLTHRDMGPKTTYLGPEAPTEDLIWQDPIPAVNHALINANDVASLKAKLLNSGLTISEMVTTAWASASTYRHSDRRGGANGSRIRLAPQKDWEVNNPAQLAKVLAVYETIQNDFNSKSGAKKVSLADIIVLAGNAAVEKAAANAGYSVNVPFTPGRMDATQEQTDVESFGLLEPMADGFRNYLKTQYTIPTEELLIDKAQLLTLTAPEMTVLVGGMRALGANYNGSKHGIFSDATDVLNNDFFVNLLDMSTEWKATSDTKEEFQGLDRATGEVKYTATRADLIFGSNSELRALAELYASSDSKEKFVKDFVKAWEKVMKLDRFDLIYK
- a CDS encoding M16 family metallopeptidase, with the protein product MRKFLIFILTGFISFLGFSQNTLDLTQEVPFDKTIRTGVLPNGLTYYIKHNEIPKDKTSFYLYQNVGAVLESDKQNGLAHFLEHMAFNGTTHFQGNSVIDWLEKKGVKFGKEINAYTSTNETVYNLSEVPTVNEKVIDSCLLILSEWCNELSLTNEEIDAERNVIQEEWRQRYNANYRLEKQLKGVKYNNSVYSKRDALGSMDVVKNFKYRALRDFYHDWYRTDLQAIGIVGDFDVDIMEEKVKALFSKIPTIKNPKERKYVTIPDNEKPLYKVATDKEVKNVGLTLEIRQFYRKDNSLAQQRENFVHTVFNSLMNARYKEAIMKGKTPFKSPRALYTDFEKNYKAFNLSLSANESEVENAFKAVYTELQRVVQHGFTQGEVDRLKSKMLQNNDIWLQRSKNSSSDSYAKSIKSAYLDGLAVPTHEFSYNFAKTIIPSISKEEVSALAKQYLTEKNRVFTITAPEKENLQVPTLKQIQSIMAEVEKSKLEPYVDQFPVDMALLDSIPEGGKIISEKLIKDFKAVEWQLSNGAKVVYKFSNAQKGHLELNAVSQGGASVYDIKDIPSLQAVSLVNRFGIGDLDPLTYSKVMADNSAKSNVSLETYNERITASASTKDIESMFQLVYMRFETPRFDEAEFNELMTGNYNSLNNAVQNPNTVMSNTYKTLVANGDPRYFEFDKAYLDQINFNRMKEIYGERFSNAGDFTFYLIGDVPFNTVKSMVEKYIGALEGEDAKETYNALDDYFPKGLNKHRVEIPMEAPRAMVVIKMEENVDYNRETIVHHNILGDILNIRFIENIREKEGGVYTISVNARDVRVPTSKLNMDISFSCDPNNAEHLNDLVYNELKQIQKDVKQSDLAKVVENLKKTRPLMTQSNSYWMATLEAYYNYDENMMAPEYYDAILDKVTTEDIKKAAQNFFNSANTLDIIFLPKAK
- a CDS encoding thioredoxin family protein encodes the protein MITKKSILYTLLLLPVLAIAQGIHFEKGSFQQAFDKAKKENKVLFVDGYADWCAPCKKMAKTVFMEEEVGAYFNEHFVSYKLNIEKGNGPKLKEKYGIQGLPSYVFIDANDEVVYRSSSAMPAEEFLSEAKAAMASANNPNSIARLSELYNKNKEDEALLAKYLDKLLEVKTDKNYTDILEQYLKVQTSIADSSQAMVNLLANHNKQLVFGGEADRIINENLKTKAWKKYVRKDIREIYQGLPKKMITATTEYAIVKRDTTYLELTFQRAGEAGFTANDAQRKRMYTYYYLNSGQGEKYKALVHDDIAKYVAAIDKEGSRTFYLDWLQKRAEGDPEALRMIRPNAVKYSEDLYRMLKDYVGFVNTEEEKKEVLSWMEVAYYIRPNSAENTSNYANILYVAGDKNKAIEVKEEAFKLGQEENLKRLSAIKGELDLMKAGEDILL
- a CDS encoding thioredoxin family protein, encoding MINKKILVFILLLMPFLGIAQGMNFEHITLEEALTKAKAENKLVFIDFYTVWCGPCKKMARDIFPLSTVGEMYNKNFINLKLDAEKEGEAVAKQYNVTGYPTLLYLDTDGKVLLMDTAYKPEDVFLDMAERAISSINSEYSLENLQDMFVDKQNDEQFLKMYIKKMDEFGQDISVGVDAWLKVQTEMDESSPEMLKYLLKNSRNILIGGKGEQILDENYETFMKQASSFEAKMLPRIKTQILNGTFDTAVRNKDPELMKTYIEAYKSQPEDRIREDYLVEAELIYFDMLDDDASYKATAANYINMLITKTSIEDIHQEDKKSYEMYKKAYDRDPKPERVSMLNASKEGLKALKLLKEIDEKGKEYLKRVTSNSEYKVVKTWIKYGYELKADNCFTDDLKAEMYYKKGKTKKAIQLKERAIKNWPTSDKKFVNKAYELEQMKKGASI
- a CDS encoding thioredoxin family protein — encoded protein: MKRNVLTLAVIFLIGFLNLSAQGIEFQHISLEEALEKAKSEDKLVFIDFYTTWCAPCKSMAKNVFTLPEVGAVYNKEYINIKLDAEKEGLPAAKKYLVNSYPTYVYLNSNGNIVYKESGTRMPDDFIQLGRDAVASENSQFSLEKLQAKFPNKQDDADFLKVYFTKLLEYGQNPTEGINAWLKVQNEIEEADVDMMEFLLKYKDYILLNSKGAEILMANFDEYMDIATRKEEEELEVFKEVRLAKNTRDYAFQTKNPELWLTFMEAFNELPEKYKKRGNYLDYKITYYALLKDSKSYKKEVENYVDSLMVENTSGKTKSGAIVQDLSSKGEAYLKYADSKSDYKKLEGWVEYGYKLQSSPYLMDNLTSNLFYKKGKTKKAIEYKEKALANWPADDKKLSAKKYELEQMKKGELI